A stretch of the Leopardus geoffroyi isolate Oge1 chromosome B2, O.geoffroyi_Oge1_pat1.0, whole genome shotgun sequence genome encodes the following:
- the TMEM217 gene encoding transmembrane protein 217, with product MRQQHWFGMTAKMGTVLSGVFTIVATNMYLIFEHRYIRNNKCTDNHLLNKSASVLLSQFIICWAFNMVFFLSFITLIISCFLLYSVYAQIHRGLVTYIIWILFYEAVNIIVQIFTNNDSVIEEVRVMRWFGLMSRIFMHCFWIFYVISYAHIIYKSQSPGNIISYNRRISTGNGEFLRRKSKIINFTRHYHG from the coding sequence ATGAGACAGCAGCACTGGTTTGGGATGACTGCCAAAATGGGCACCGTGTTATCAGGGGTCTTTACCATCGTGGCCACCAACATGTACCTCATCTTCGAACACAGATACATAAGGAACAACAAGTGCACTGATAATCACCTACTGAACAAGAGTGCAAGTGTCCTGCTAAGCCAGTTCATCATCTGCTGGGCTTTCAATATggtcttcttcctgtctttcattACCCTCATCATCAGCTGCTTCCTCCTGTACTCAGTATATGCTCAAATACACAGGGGCTTGGTGACCTACATCATCTGGATCCTTTTCTATGAAGCCGTAAACATTATAGTACAAATCTTTACCAACAATGACTCTGTCATTGAAGAGGTCAGAGTCATGCGCTGGTTTGGCCTGATGTCCCGTATTTTCATGCACTGCTTCTGGATATTCTATGTCATCTCCTATGCCCACATAATCTATAAAAGTCAAAGCCCAGGGAATATAATTTCCTACAACAGACGTATTTCGACAGGCAATGGAGAGTTCCTA